CTAGTCTTGTGGGGACCCTGTTGATGTCCATACCCACCTTCATACATACAAGATTCCTCCGTTCCTTTGAATTGACTATAGGAATGACTGACTTACTATCCTTACTTAGCACTAGATACCCGATCTCTCCGATCATGAtagcaaaagaaaatagaaatttGATAACTTGTTTAATTGTCCGATTTCAAGTCTAATTCTACCATCATCTTTGTAGGTAATCATCTAACGTATCGGTACACATATCTCAAATCAGCCGGGAGAAACCAAATAAACAGGGTATAAACATCATCGAGGGGACATGATAGCAGCACACAGAAAAGCAGGccgaaaaagaaggagggaggcaaaatattaatctatggTATCTTCAACGCATTACTCGTAACACTGCGGAACGCCTGATATAATCAAAAGGACATAGCATCAAAACATGACCTgagttcttttttcttttggaaACCGACGTCCACCATTATAGGTGGGGAATAAGGAAGGGGTAGTTCATGTCCCGTTTCACCGTGGTATCCGTGCCCGGTCGGGATCAAAGGGGCGTGGATGTCACTGGAGTGGTTTATCAAGCACATTTTGAAGGAGGCAGGATAAAAAAATGACGAacgaagagagagagaagaggtcTATGTTACAGCGGGGGGTGTGTTGATGACTCTGGCACCGGGCCGAGATATCCCGCGCGGTCTTTGAACTGGGTATCTCAATGAGTTCATGAGACGACCGGGGCTGACTCTGTTACAATGGATGCCCATttgttctctttctctctcttctgccTGTGCTCGAGTCTTCCTGTGGTGGTGAAAGCGGGACGACTCGGATAGTTCGTTTCAAAGCGGGGAGTGGAAATCACCGGAAGGCGATTCACCCCGACGATCCGGGTTCTTGTCGGCCTTTGCCCTTGTCGGTCGATGTCGTGCTGTCGTCCTTGTAGAGGTTGTGTTGTTCAATGTAATGGATTACAGGGACGGGGATCAGGTATCGGACGCTCATGTCACGTCTCAGGAACAGACGGATCTTGGTGCTGCTGACGTCATTTTGGATCAGTTGTTGAATAACATGAATGTTTTTCTTCCATGTTTGCAGGGCAGCGAGCGCTTCGTCAATGTCGGTTCCGGTGCGTTCCACGATGAAAGTCTGGAAAAAGAATTAGCGGAAATTCCAGAAACTGGGATGAAAAGTGGCAAAAAAAACATACGCCGTATTTTCCGAGGATGTGGTCAAGATCCTTTTCGCTCCAGACTCCAGGAGTTGACATGGTATGGACCAGATCTGCACCTGCCAGCAGAGCAATCTGGATGGGCTTGCGAGTACCATTGCCGGCCTCGATGCCCTGTCGTACAGTGTTGATCTCATGATCAAAATGGTCCAACACCACGGCTGTCGGTTGGTACTCCTTCTGCATCGGTTCCCACGTATCAACCATCAGCCAGTCGGAGGTCTGATCCACGGCGAGTTGGCACATAGCGACACTAGTAGAATCATTGCAGTTAGCGCATGGACGAAGGCGGATCGTGCGGGATGTACGGTTGGTAGGATGGCAGGGCGGGACACAAGTGTCTTACCGATGTTCAGCGCTAGCCAGACCGGCCTTACGATAGGCGTCAGACACGGGGGATAGGTAACCCCCGACCAGTTCAAAGTCCGTGCTGAATTTGACGTAATCGGCGGCCATTTCGAACATGCGCAGGTGCAGGTAGGTGATGGGTGAGAAGGAGCCACAGGCCACCAAGAGGAGCGGGGTCTTTTCGGGGTCGTCCATTGTGCGCTTCAGACGAAGCTCCGGGAAGGTGTAGTCGTCCATCGGAGCCGGAGGCAAAGGCGAGGATCGCCGGTGGACATCGTCACTGATTGCGTCGGTCATGGTTGCAGGATGAGAGGCAGAATGGTGTCCCAGAGTGGTGGGAGAGGCTGGGAGGGACCAAATCTGGGCCAAAATCGATGAAAATTGGTTGGGAGAATGAGTCGGAGACAGACGGAAGAGAGATCAGGAGGGATGGAATGGCGAAGAGAGATGATATGGACGATGGATGAGATTTGAGTTCGCCGGTAAAAGGATGGGATGCGGGCGCAGGGGGGTTAGTCAGCGTGGGGGAAATGCAAGAGGCgggcggggaagaaaaaacgaCCAAGACGGATGTTCGGTGTGCCTCGGGGCGCGATCACATCATCAATTTCACCGTATCGAGCATTTACCACCGAGCCCCGGTGTGATCCTCTACCATCCTCTTACTTATAGTATCGTCCCGCACCTTGGACGCGCAGGCAATCATGGTGTGCCTAGCAGGCTGTCATTCTCCCGCCTAGCTAACCTGGAGTGTTTGACTCTATATAATAACGAGAATGGCACCCCAAAGTGGTATATGTCCGTCACATACCCACATACCCGGGTACCGGctatctatctctctatCGATCGGGCCCAGCACAACAGCCCTGTGAGGGGGTACTTGATGTCTGTCATCCATCCTATTTCACTATTCTACCCCTCAAGGGCCGGTCTGGAATGGCATCCCTTGAATTAGCCTCCCTGCAGGATTCTCCTCTCCCAAGCCAGTCAGCTCCTATCCACACTTCCTATAACAGTTGTTGGCAGGCATCCCCCAATTGTTTGAAATGGAGTGAGTCACCATCCCCCTGGAGACGTCCAGTCACTCCGCATGGTTCGGGAAGAACTGCTTCGCCTATCCACTCCATACACGGGCAGAATTACCCTGTCTTGCCGCAAGATTTCCCCAAAAGAATCTAGGTCGTTAAGGTGGAGACCAGCCCGACGCTATAGCCATTACGGTGCTGTCTATTGCCCCATTAGGCATAACTATCATCTCCTCAACTCTTGCATGCATCGTGAATTAACCGTGGATTAACGGAATTAAAATGTTCACACATCCGACCGGGTAATGAATCCGAGGCACGCACGCGATAAGATTCAATGAACCCCTCCCGCGCAGATGCAGTCATCTGCAGTTCTGCACTGGGTGGAATGTCACAGATGTGATGCTCTTATAGGGAAATATGCAGATCATGGCAGTATGGCCCGACACCAAGGTACTTACCGAGTAGCTTGGCCAGCTCTCTGCATCGATCAGGAGGGGGTTTGAAGCCAAGTGGTCGGTTTGCCTACCTTCAGTTATCTTATATCATACACAAAGTACCAGATGGGTATAACTATTATGATTATCACTGCCCCTCAGGTAGCCAATTATAACTTATAAATAGTATCAAGGAGTATCAGCAAGGGGCCTGTCACGCTACCCATCTACAGTATGGATTTCATGTGAATATGCAGTGATAGTAGGTATTGCTCAAAGATATGGGATGACACCTCAGTGGTAACCTCCCGAGGTCTGTGGATTGCAACATTACCATGACTAGTGGATATGCATTTGCCCGTTCAAGTCCGACCACAGGCTACATCAAAAACGGACATGGTTGATGGCTACCGAAGATAGTACCATATACATTTAGCGGGGCTGTAGCAGATTAGCATGAGGATTACTGATATATACACCTATTCTAGCCCTTTGGTCCTTGGCTACTGGGATGGTTCATGTTATTAATCAGCTTCTATTGCAGATAACTACTGGACAACAAGAATACATGAAGAGGTCAGACCCCTGTTGACCGCGTTGGTCCAGATGAACTAGTTAGACAAAATCTGCAGGTTTGAATTGTGGTTTATTCCGCACCGAAAATCCCAACAGTTTGGGGGTCTATATAGGAAAATGCCGTAACCTCTCTAGTGGTGGTAGATAGTGGTTGAGGCTGCACTTTGGCTGTCTGACGCCTTCCGGACTGGCTTCCTCAGGCCGGCGTcactcaccaccgccaaccaCGTCAatcatcttcccccccccccaaactccgtccttcaccatcacctcatccaccaccacttccatTTCACCCCGATTCACGTTCCTCTGTTCTCAACAACGACCTTTACGATCATCTGCACTTtctggtatatattattaattgaTCACTCCTTTGTTACCCACTGAACACCTTTGTTCTCTCAAGTATCGCCCCCTTCACGTCCTCCCCGATCGGCCGTCCCTCAGCTACAACCCTCCCCCAGATCGTCGACGGAACCCCAATTCGCCATTCTACCCACGCTTGGTCAACATTCCCTAGGGTAACGGATGGCGGGTTAACGGTGACAAGTGACGAGCGAGCCCTCCTTATCTAGCTCTCGTTAGCAATCAACATATGGCCAGACAAAGGCCCAGTGCTCACCGCCAGGACCCTCTTGAGGACTCTTCCACTCAGCCAACCTCTGCTGGACCTTCCGCCACTGCCGCTAGGTACATACTTgatctcttttcccttcacTCTTTGGCCCTGTGCCCTGTGACCTGATCTTGGattccttccccctccttcgtgGTACCCCCGCAAGAGCCCGTTCCCTACAGGCCTGTCCAACTGtctgggtggatggagagcTCTACCCACCAGCTGCGTACTCGACGGAAACCATCACCGTCATAATCGTTTGCTATCTGGGTCGGGTGGGAATTCCCTCATCACACTACACGCtgttcttctgcttccatcttcatcctgatCGCCCACTCGACACTTCCCACCTCTGTCCCCACCCACATCCTGGAAGTGAACGTTTTCTCATGTCCTCCAGAATCACTCGCTCCGCCGCGAGAGTAGCTGCAGACTCTCTTCCGTCTACCGGCTCTGGTCCCTCTCCTGCGAACGCGGCCGCTGGTTCGGCTTCAAACCGGAAGCGAAAGGCCCCTGCGCGACGTGATCGATCGGTAGACGCCCCGGAACAATcaaatccctcctcacctccccgAAAAGCCAAGCGACAGCGACGTGCAACTCCCCCTCGAGCGGCGCAGTCACCTGCAACCACCCGCCGCGGCACTCGCAATCGTCCAGCGATGTCCCAATCTGGGTAAGTTACGATCGGGATCTTGAGAGTATGCGGGCTGACTGTACCATGATTTTAGTCCTTCATCACATCCCGCCGAGGATTCATCAAGGAATCAGACCTCCCCTCCGGCGTCTAGACGGAAATCAAGCAGGAGCGGGAAGGTGTCACAAGGTGAGAATGGAACGGCCCGGTGGAGAACTTCTCCAACCCTGGGAGGCACATATCTGCGCCTCCGTGGATAGAACGAGCTGACTCTTGTGATAGATAATGCCTCAGCAGCTCAGTCATCGCCTCGTCGACAAAAGAAGCGCCCTTCCAGAGCCAGTCCCGACACGATTATGAAggaggcggaagaggagatggaagatcaagaactAAGCGAAGAACGggattcttctcctccaagtgATAGCCACGAGGGAACCATCCCCTCTGGtctggatgacgatgacgacgaggatgatggggacCTTTTCCACAACAGTCTGTTTGGGTCGCGGAGCCCCTTGGGTCTGCAAAGCACCCTCCGTGCTTTGAGCGGCATGATGTCGGGCATGTCTTCGCGTTTGCGAGATATTCTATGCAACCTGAGAATGAAGGATGACCCGTCCATTCAGCTGATCGCTCTGCAGGAGCTCTCTGATCTACTACTTGTATCAAATGAGGATAATCTTTCCGGCCAGTTTTCCCCAGATCCGTATGTAAAGGAATTGGTCGCCTTGATGCAGCCAAGCGATTTCGGTGAGGAAAACCCGGAGATCATGCTTCTCGCATGTCGCTGCCTGGCCAATTTGATGGAGGCCTTACGTGGCTCCGTGGCCAACGTTGTTTACGGAGGAGCTGTCCCCGTCCTTTGTCAAAAGCTGCTGGACATTCAATTTATCGATTTGGCTGAGCAAGCTCTCAGCGTAAGTCGTTCCTTGATCTTTATTATCTGTATGCCCCTGTTTGGGTTGGCAGGCTAACTAGTCGCTGCAGACTCTGGCGAAAATATCCGTGGATTTTCCAGCGTCTATCGTTCGCGAAGGGGGCTTAACAGCTTGCTTGACGTATCTTGATTTCTTCCCAACTAGCACACAGCGTACGGCAGTCACAACAGCCGCTAATTGCTGCCGCAACCTTCCTCACGATTCGTTCCCCGTCGTTAGAGACGTCATGCCCACTCTGCTCAATGTTCTCGCCAGCAACGATCCCAAGGTTGTTGAGCAGGGCTGTCTATGTGTCTCTCGCATTGTTGAGAGCTTTAAGCATAAGCcagagaagctggaagagctcATCGAACCTGCCATGCTCAAGGCTGTGCTTCGGCTGCTGTTGCCCGGCACCACCAATCTCATCGGGCCACACATCCATACACAGTTCCTCCGCGTGTTGGCCATCACGTCAAAAGCGAGTCCGAGACTGTCCGTTGAATTGCTCAAGATGGATGTGGTCGACACTCTTTATCAGATTCTGACGGGAGTATCGCCGCCGGCAAACCTAGAGGGCACCGCTGTCAAGATGGACAGTGTCCTTGTTATGCAAGCGCTTATTCATCGCCCCCGCGAACAGGTGTTCGAAACTCTCAATGTTATTTGTGAGCTCTTACCGGGTGCGCCAAACCGGTTCTTTCTCTCGGCGGATGGTTTGGCTGGCTTGCCTGCTGAGGGCGATGCTGCTCGCCAACCAAAATCacccaaggccaaggaatCTGAAGAGAAACGGCGCTCGTTGCTTGTGGACTGCAAGACGGAATTGAAGCGCTTCGCGATGATCTTGCTGCCAACCTTGACCGATGCTTACTCTAGTACTGTTAACCTAGAGGTGCGCCAAAAGGTCCTGACCGCTCAGCACAAGATGCTGCATAACCTAGATGCCAGCCTGATTGAAGAGGCATTGCGGACGGTCCCATATGCGTCGTTCTTAGCGGCCATCCTTTCACAGAAGGACCACCCGAGTCTGGTGTCCTCTGCGCTGCGCTGTGCAGAGATCTTGTTTCGGCGCTTGGAGCATGTTTATCGACACCAATTCCACCGTGAAGGTGTCATTTCCGAGATATTCAAGCTTGCCGAGGGACCACTATCCACCGAAAAGCAGGGGAAGTCAGCGAGCGATTCATCGCCTGCCCAGGATGCTGCTGTGGACGCTAAGCCATCCCACGGTGGAAACGATGCGGTTGGCAGCGCGGAAGACAATGGTGGCGACGATGccgagggaggagatgattatgatgagcaggacgacgaagacaaCGACGATATGTCTGAGTCTGCaagctcctcatccttctccagtCATGCCCTTTCTGCCAGAATTGAGAACGCTATGCGAGATATTGTTATCCGCGATGCTCGTGCCTTCGTTGATCTCTACGAAGCCAGTCAGGGAAGAGATATGCGGGACAAGGCTTTGGAGACCCTGAATGAACTCAAGACCCTTGCAACACAGATTGAGGCGTTCTATGCTggcgaaggtgaagaagacggcCTTGCGCTTTTCAAAAAGCTTGCAACCTATTTTGATGGCGATGCACTGGAAAGTATCACGAGCTCTGAACTCCTCAACTCCGGTATCATCAAGGTGCTGCTCGATGTATTCGGAGATTTCCAAGGTAAGTTATGTACCAATTTCATTCGTAGACTCCTTGCTCACTAGTCTATTAGCCACTTCCATGCGCGAGGCTCGCGCGGCTTTCCTACAAGCTTTCATGGGATCGACCATTTCAGAAAAAGCCCAGAGTCAAAGCACCGCAACCACGCCCTTCAGTGTTCTCATTCATAAGCTACAGGATCTACTCAGCCGGACTGAGCATTTCGAGGTCTCCACCGTCAGCCATAATTCATTGGAGAATACGCGTAGTAATGCCGCCTACATGCTGGGCAAGCAACTCAGACTCAAGTTGGTGGCGGACGAAGATTCGGATATTCCTCGCACGTATCGAAACATCATGGTATCCATCCACGCCATAGCAACCTTTAAGGCTCTGGATGATTTCCTTCACCCTAGAATCAGTCTTACAGATCGGCCCAGACCATCACGCACGCGTGAAACAATTCTCAACCAAATCGCTAATGCGGCGCGTCTCCGGGATCAGCTGGCCGGTGGAGAGTTCCCTACTAGCGATGCCGCCGCCACGCCTCGAGCATCATCAAACACTGGGAGACCACAGCGCCCAGGAGAGACACGCTCAGGTTCCAACGATTCGCCAGCTGAGGGACGTGACCACAGCTCCCGGTCTAGGCGGTCCGGTCGGCATCAAGCTTCAGGTGAAAATGAGCACGAGAATGAACCCCTGGAGTGTGCCGATGAACGGCAAATGagtgacgacgaagatccagaagaagacggcgaggacgaagaacTGAACGCCATCGTTGATGACTTGGAGGACGATCTCTCGGATGATAACGTCCATGACCCCACTGCCGTCAACATGGAGGTGGCATCTTCGGGTAAGGTCACTGCTCGGAAGGAAGACGGCACTCGCGTGGCTACTCCCTCGCAAACGACGCCAGCATCCAAATCATCCGCGTCTGCTTCTAGTTCTGCGCAGAATCCTCCAGGTGGCAGTTCGCTGGCAATGGCCGGGCGGCCTTTCGCCTCATATGCGGCTGCTATGGCATCGATTCCGACTGACTGGCATATTGAGTTCAGCGTGGACGGTGAACCGGTCTCGAACGAGACCACCATTTATCGCGCTGTTCATCACAACCGCCAGCACGCCGAGCCCAATGCCCGGAATGTTTGGTCTGCCGTTCATACTGTCAAATTCAG
The window above is part of the Aspergillus luchuensis IFO 4308 DNA, chromosome 8, nearly complete sequence genome. Proteins encoded here:
- the UFD4 gene encoding HECT-type E3 ubiquitin transferase UFD4 (COG:O;~EggNog:ENOG410PGIG;~InterPro:IPR035983,IPR000569,IPR011989,IPR016024;~PFAM:PF00632;~go_function: GO:0004842 - ubiquitin-protein transferase activity [Evidence IEA]) → MARQRPSAHRQDPLEDSSTQPTSAGPSATAARITRSAARVAADSLPSTGSGPSPANAAAGSASNRKRKAPARRDRSVDAPEQSNPSSPPRKAKRQRRATPPRAAQSPATTRRGTRNRPAMSQSGPSSHPAEDSSRNQTSPPASRRKSSRSGKVSQDNASAAQSSPRRQKKRPSRASPDTIMKEAEEEMEDQELSEERDSSPPSDSHEGTIPSGLDDDDDEDDGDLFHNSLFGSRSPLGLQSTLRALSGMMSGMSSRLRDILCNLRMKDDPSIQLIALQELSDLLLVSNEDNLSGQFSPDPYVKELVALMQPSDFGEENPEIMLLACRCLANLMEALRGSVANVVYGGAVPVLCQKLLDIQFIDLAEQALSTLAKISVDFPASIVREGGLTACLTYLDFFPTSTQRTAVTTAANCCRNLPHDSFPVVRDVMPTLLNVLASNDPKVVEQGCLCVSRIVESFKHKPEKLEELIEPAMLKAVLRLLLPGTTNLIGPHIHTQFLRVLAITSKASPRLSVELLKMDVVDTLYQILTGVSPPANLEGTAVKMDSVLVMQALIHRPREQVFETLNVICELLPGAPNRFFLSADGLAGLPAEGDAARQPKSPKAKESEEKRRSLLVDCKTELKRFAMILLPTLTDAYSSTVNLEVRQKVLTAQHKMLHNLDASLIEEALRTVPYASFLAAILSQKDHPSLVSSALRCAEILFRRLEHVYRHQFHREGVISEIFKLAEGPLSTEKQGKSASDSSPAQDAAVDAKPSHGGNDAVGSAEDNGGDDAEGGDDYDEQDDEDNDDMSESASSSSFSSHALSARIENAMRDIVIRDARAFVDLYEASQGRDMRDKALETLNELKTLATQIEAFYAGEGEEDGLALFKKLATYFDGDALESITSSELLNSGIIKVLLDVFGDFQATSMREARAAFLQAFMGSTISEKAQSQSTATTPFSVLIHKLQDLLSRTEHFEVSTVSHNSLENTRSNAAYMLGKQLRLKLVADEDSDIPRTYRNIMVSIHAIATFKALDDFLHPRISLTDRPRPSRTRETILNQIANAARLRDQLAGGEFPTSDAAATPRASSNTGRPQRPGETRSGSNDSPAEGRDHSSRSRRSGRHQASGENEHENEPLECADERQMSDDEDPEEDGEDEELNAIVDDLEDDLSDDNVHDPTAVNMEVASSGKVTARKEDGTRVATPSQTTPASKSSASASSSAQNPPGGSSLAMAGRPFASYAAAMASIPTDWHIEFSVDGEPVSNETTIYRAVHHNRQHAEPNARNVWSAVHTVKFRRAPGPPPPEPSTLTQGTSGSTPRDDTNDMPASLSQDQTTASILHLLRVLHEMNTTLDDILAETKDLVALTPEPLAQFINTKLTAKLNRQLEEPLIVASSCLPSWSEDLARRFPFLFPFETRHLFLQSTAFGYSRAMMRWHNSQNDDNRNDHRRDDRPILGRLQRQKVRISRSRILDSAMKVMELYGSSPSVLEVEYFEEVGTGLGPTLEFYSTVSKEFSKKKLKLWRENESVHGDEYAFGKRGLFPAPMSEEQAASESGKKQLQLFKCLGKFVARSMLDSRIIDISFNPAFFRIAASSSSVAPSLGTVKAVDHDLAKSLLLLKSFADAKKAVDDNRTLSKAQKAQALQQIEVGGVKVEDLSLDFTLPGYPAIELIKNGSNIPVTNENVDLYVERVIDMTLGSGVQRQVEAFRAGFSQVFPYSALRTFTPQELVMLFGRAEEDWTIETLMDSIKADHGFNMDSRSVRNLLQTMSELNPQQRRDFLQFVTGSPKLPIGGFKSLTPIFTVVCRPSEPPYTPDDYLPSVMTCVNYLKLPDYSSLDVLRERLSVAIKEGQGAFHLS
- a CDS encoding nicotinamide/nicotinic acid mononucleotide adenylyltransferase (COG:H;~EggNog:ENOG410PF81;~InterPro:IPR004821,IPR005248,IPR014729;~PFAM:PF01467;~go_function: GO:0003824 - catalytic activity [Evidence IEA];~go_function: GO:0016779 - nucleotidyltransferase activity [Evidence IEA];~go_process: GO:0009058 - biosynthetic process [Evidence IEA];~go_process: GO:0009435 - NAD biosynthetic process [Evidence IEA]); protein product: MTDAISDDVHRRSSPLPPAPMDDYTFPELRLKRTMDDPEKTPLLLVACGSFSPITYLHLRMFEMAADYVKFSTDFELVGGYLSPVSDAYRKAGLASAEHRVAMCQLAVDQTSDWLMVDTWEPMQKEYQPTAVVLDHFDHEINTVRQGIEAGNGTRKPIQIALLAGADLVHTMSTPGVWSEKDLDHILGKYGTFIVERTGTDIDEALAALQTWKKNIHVIQQLIQNDVSSTKIRLFLRRDMSVRYLIPVPVIHYIEQHNLYKDDSTTSTDKGKGRQEPGSSG